A region of Jonquetella anthropi DSM 22815 DNA encodes the following proteins:
- a CDS encoding ribose-phosphate diphosphokinase produces the protein MNSENRPAVLLSGTAHEEFSQKVSQELGIDLTKVHHYRFADGEVGLSIDESVRGDDVYVIQPTCAPVNDNLMELLVMVDALRRASAARINLVMPYFGYARQDRKAKGREPISAKLVANLIEHAGAHRVLAADLHAGQIQGFFDIPVDHLLGVPLLASWFKRNVVKDASPDSIVVVSPDAGVVVRARKMATLLGADIAIVDKRRDHGKQNVSEVMEMIGADVKGRTCIIIDDMIDTAGTIVNAARALRDKGAEKVFCSATHGLFSGPAIERLKDPAVTGVVVTDTVPLPENKKLDKMTQVSMAPLFAEAIRRIHCESSVSSLFN, from the coding sequence ATGAATTCGGAGAACAGACCGGCGGTACTTCTTTCAGGGACAGCTCACGAGGAGTTTTCTCAGAAAGTGAGTCAGGAACTGGGCATTGATCTGACGAAAGTTCATCACTATCGGTTTGCTGACGGCGAAGTGGGCCTTTCCATCGACGAGAGCGTTCGGGGCGACGATGTGTACGTCATTCAGCCCACCTGCGCGCCGGTGAACGACAACCTGATGGAGCTGCTGGTCATGGTTGACGCCCTGCGCCGCGCCTCGGCGGCCCGAATCAATCTGGTCATGCCGTATTTCGGCTACGCCCGTCAGGACCGGAAGGCCAAGGGCAGAGAGCCGATCTCGGCGAAGCTGGTCGCTAACCTGATCGAGCACGCCGGAGCTCACCGCGTGCTGGCGGCTGACCTGCACGCTGGCCAGATTCAGGGCTTTTTCGATATTCCGGTCGATCATCTGCTGGGCGTTCCGCTTCTCGCCTCATGGTTCAAGCGCAACGTGGTCAAGGACGCGTCCCCGGATAGCATTGTGGTGGTCTCACCCGACGCTGGCGTCGTCGTCCGCGCCAGAAAAATGGCCACGCTGCTGGGCGCTGATATCGCCATTGTGGACAAGCGGCGGGACCACGGCAAGCAGAACGTCAGCGAGGTCATGGAGATGATTGGCGCCGACGTGAAGGGAAGAACCTGCATCATCATCGACGACATGATCGACACCGCCGGAACCATCGTCAACGCGGCGCGGGCGCTGCGCGACAAGGGCGCCGAAAAGGTCTTCTGTTCGGCGACTCACGGCCTGTTCTCCGGCCCGGCGATTGAGCGTCTGAAGGATCCTGCCGTTACCGGAGTGGTAGTAACTGATACTGTCCCGTTGCCAGAGAACAAAAAATTGGATAAAATGACCCAAGTGTCAATGGCACCACTTTTTGCGGAAGCCATTCGTCGCATTCACTGTGAGTCGTCGGTGAGCAGCCTGTTTAATTAG
- a CDS encoding 50S ribosomal protein L25 produces MSENVKIILEARNETGKEVCGRLRRQGCLPVVVYGPGMKEPLLAKTDAKAAEAYLVGDFKSCQYDVTLPCGTVKTCSIKSAAKNHGTDQLLHIDFYCAE; encoded by the coding sequence ATGTCCGAAAACGTGAAAATCATCCTTGAGGCTCGGAACGAGACTGGCAAGGAAGTCTGCGGCCGTCTGCGCCGTCAGGGCTGCCTGCCGGTTGTGGTGTATGGCCCCGGCATGAAGGAACCGCTGCTTGCCAAGACGGACGCCAAGGCGGCTGAAGCGTATCTGGTCGGCGACTTCAAGAGCTGCCAGTATGACGTGACCCTGCCCTGCGGGACAGTGAAGACCTGCTCGATCAAGTCCGCTGCCAAGAACCACGGCACCGACCAGCTGCTTCACATCGACTTCTACTGCGCCGAGTAA